The Sphaerospermopsis torques-reginae ITEP-024 genome has a window encoding:
- a CDS encoding PH domain-containing protein — MFKNMAMDALGLSDIGAVIKPEDYNKVDSDDYVMHEEGEKIYFLIKSKTDEYCFTNLALIHLDGSSAVSKKRLLNRYSYSQNIIRDVRLETAGTVDLDIEIKFVMGDKSYSIDVAKNFIAPLKDLYKALVKISSIQKENGVYYQYAQTSLNTASSTVGRATNVSTSEEQFKAINWYAFNWLKYAHETYVRKDFGEIFEKFINN, encoded by the coding sequence ATGTTTAAGAACATGGCAATGGATGCACTCGGTTTAAGTGATATCGGTGCTGTGATCAAACCCGAAGATTATAATAAGGTTGATAGTGATGACTATGTAATGCACGAAGAAGGGGAAAAAATCTACTTTTTGATTAAATCAAAAACTGATGAATACTGTTTTACAAATTTAGCTTTAATTCATCTTGATGGTAGTTCTGCTGTGAGCAAGAAACGGTTACTAAATCGTTATAGCTACAGTCAAAATATCATTAGAGATGTCAGGTTAGAAACCGCAGGAACGGTAGATTTAGATATTGAAATTAAGTTTGTTATGGGGGATAAATCCTATTCTATAGATGTGGCAAAAAATTTTATTGCTCCCTTAAAAGATTTATACAAAGCATTGGTGAAAATTTCTTCTATTCAAAAAGAAAATGGAGTTTATTACCAATATGCTCAAACTAGCTTAAATACTGCTTCTAGTACAGTGGGTAGAGCTACTAATGTTTCTACTTCAGAAGAACAGTTTAAGGCAATTAACTGGTATGCTTTTAATTGGTTAAAATATGCCCATGAAACTTATGTGAGGAAAGATTTTGGGGAGATTTTTGAGAAGTTTATTAATAATTAA
- a CDS encoding DUF29 domain-containing protein — translation MNKITHDNDFYAWTQEQAYLLRTGQFHQIDVANIAEEIEDMGRSEKRELESRLEILIMHLLKWQFQPNLRSRSWQLTIKEQRIRLEKLLKENPSLNSYLSDSLEKIYQLAIISAERETGLSSFPENCPYSLTEIFSSEFLPNEI, via the coding sequence ATGAATAAAATTACTCACGACAATGATTTTTATGCTTGGACACAAGAACAAGCATATCTACTAAGAACTGGACAATTTCATCAAATTGATGTGGCGAATATTGCGGAAGAAATAGAAGACATGGGACGTTCTGAAAAACGCGAGTTAGAAAGCAGATTAGAAATATTAATTATGCACTTACTAAAATGGCAATTTCAGCCTAACTTACGTTCTCGCAGTTGGCAACTAACTATCAAAGAACAACGTATACGTTTAGAAAAATTATTGAAAGAAAATCCCAGTCTTAATTCCTATTTATCAGATTCATTAGAAAAAATTTATCAACTTGCTATTATTAGTGCTGAAAGAGAAACAGGTTTATCTTCCTTCCCTGAAAACTGCCCTTACAGCTTAACAGAAATTTTTTCATCCGAATTTTTACCCAATGAGATATAA